The following is a genomic window from Saccharicrinis carchari.
GCTTGTAGCCTCTGGTAACAGAATCTATTTTGCATCGAGTATTAGTTTTTCGATATACTTTCTGCTTTTCATCCTTTTGATATAGTTTTCCCTTTTCAACGCATCTGATTTATTGGGGAATACCTCTGAATATACCACCGTCCATGGGCGATATGGTTTTGTAGACGGTGTCGCTCCTGCGTTGTGCTTGTCAATTCTTTTTTTTATGTCGGCACAGGAGCCTATGTAGTATCTGTCCTTGGATTGACTGTGGATTATGTAAACGAAGTG
Proteins encoded in this region:
- a CDS encoding GIY-YIG nuclease family protein, producing the protein MPHFVYIIHSQSKDRYYIGSCADIKKRIDKHNAGATPSTKPYRPWTVVYSEVFPNKSDALKRENYIKRMKSRKYIEKLILDAK